Part of the Sodalinema gerasimenkoae IPPAS B-353 genome is shown below.
CACGGCCCTGTTCCCGGGCGCGACTGAAAAAGTAAAGACTGCGGAAAACCATTTCCTGAGAAATGCGGTCAATGGGTTCATGTAAAGCCTCAGAGACCTGGGAACAGACGTCGGTAAGCACCGCATAGAAAATCCAGGTGGCATAAATCTGGATTTCAATGCCATTGGAGCCACCGACCCAGAGGTAAGCCAAACCTAACAAGCGTTTGGTCACGAGAAAGGCCTCCTCAATGCGCCAGCGTTGGCGATAAAGCTCGCTAACGTAGCGGGCGGACAAGACCTCGGGGTCAGTGACATTGGTCAAATAGCGGTAGATGGTTCCCTCCCAAGAGACGGACACCAGACGCACGGGATGGTGACAAGGATTAGAGCGGTATTGCCCTAAATCTATCAGTTCGTCACGAACGTAACGGTTTTGACCGAGTACCTTGAGATTCTTGTAAGCGGTTTTCTCCCGCAAGCGAGTCACAAAGAACTTGCCCGAATCGCTAAAGGCATCAAACCAAGGAAACTTAAAGAATCCCAGGTCAAACACCATTAAACCGCCCTTTGGCAGACGTTCGAGCAATGAGTCAGTCCAAAGCTTATCATTGGATTGGGCTTCAGGACTGTACCAGGCCGCCTGGGGGCGATGGTTGAAGGCATCGACCATCATCATCATCTTGCCGGCCAAGGGGGAGGTGGCTTTTTTGCCGCGATGACGATGCAGTTTCTTTTTTAAGGCTTCGAGGGTTGACCCGTCAGCTAGCCAAATGGCTGGGAACTTAGACCGCACCGGTCTCCAGAATGGCGAGACTTCCCCGGGCGCTGAGGATTGGTTCAAGCGCTCAATGAC
Proteins encoded:
- a CDS encoding IS4 family transposase, which codes for MPKKTYHKPGNPDFRRHRSVPGPVNRTIEQRLFEMLSPGTFASLKSVSNKGRRLRERTLTLPVMTAIVLSLVYRQMTGLSEVLRTLEQEGLFWVKAQRISKQALSQRLQSLPAHLFASLLEQVIERLNQSSAPGEVSPFWRPVRSKFPAIWLADGSTLEALKKKLHRHRGKKATSPLAGKMMMMVDAFNHRPQAAWYSPEAQSNDKLWTDSLLERLPKGGLMVFDLGFFKFPWFDAFSDSGKFFVTRLREKTAYKNLKVLGQNRYVRDELIDLGQYRSNPCHHPVRLVSVSWEGTIYRYLTNVTDPEVLSARYVSELYRQRWRIEEAFLVTKRLLGLAYLWVGGSNGIEIQIYATWIFYAVLTDVCSQVSEALHEPIDRISQEMVFRSLYFFSRAREQGRVEDDELIPFLVQYAQSFGLVKARRKRQRKKDAISRQVWSHPLT